The Ascaphus truei isolate aAscTru1 chromosome 3, aAscTru1.hap1, whole genome shotgun sequence genome includes a region encoding these proteins:
- the ABHD13 gene encoding protein ABHD13: protein MEKYWVFWAFAERWLLTIASWSWGLCRVCLLPLILTFNMYGGVILLLLIFVSIAGILFKFQDVLLYFPEQPSSSRLYVPMPTGIPHENIFIKTRDGVHLNLILLRYTGDNSTFSPTIIYFHGNAGNIGHRLPNALLMLVNLKVNLLLVDYRGYGKSDGEPSEEGLYLDSEAILDYVMTRPDIDKTKIILFGRSLGGAVAIHLASENAHRISAVMLENTFLSIPHMASTLFSFLPMRYLPLWCYKNKFLSYRKISQCRMPSLFISGLSDQLIPPVMMKQLYELSPSRTKRLAIFPEGTHNDTWQCQGYFSALEQFIKELTTNHCPEEMEKSSNVTII, encoded by the coding sequence ATGGAAAAGTACTGGGTTTTTTGGGCTTTTGCGGAGAGGTGGTTATTGACCATAGCATCCTGGTCTTGGGGACTGTGCAGAGTCTGTCTCTTGCCCTTAATTTTAACATTTAATATGTACGGAGGTGTGATCTTGCTTCTCCTAATATTTGTTTCTATAGCTGGAATACTATTTAAATTTCAGGATGTGCTGCTCTATTTTCCTGAGCAGCCTTCTTCATCACGACTTTATGTTCCAATGCCGACTGGAATACCAcatgaaaatatatttattaaaacaagagATGGGGTGCATCTTAATCTCATCCTGCTGAGATACACTGGAGACAATTCCACCTTTTCTCcaaccattatttattttcatgGTAATGCAGGTAATATTGGACACAGGTTACCAAATGCTTTGTTGATGCTGGTCAACCTTAAAGTGAACTTACTATTAGTTGATTACAGAGGGTATGGAAAAAGTGATGGAGAGCCTAGTGAAGAAGGCCTTTACCTGGATTCTGAAGCCATTCTTGATTATGTCATGACTAGACCAGACATCGATAAAACAAAGATTATCCTGTTTGGACGCTCTTTAGGTGGAGCAGTAGCTATCCATTTAGCATCTGAAAATGCTCACAGGATTTCTGCTGTAATGTTAGAAAATACATTTCTTAGCATTCCTCATATGGCCAGCACTTTGTTTTCTTTCCTCCCGATGAGATACCTACCTTTATGGTGCTACAAAAATAAGTTCCTGTCTTACAGGAAAATTTCCCAGTGCCGAATGCCCTCGTTGTTCATCTCTGGGCTGTCGGACCAGTTAATCCCTCCTGTCATGATGAAGCAGCTCTACGAACTGTCGCCATCACGGACTAAAAGATTGGCCATCTTTCCGGAGGGAACGCACAATGATACATGGCAGTGCCAAGGCTATTTTTCTGCACTTGAACAGTTTATTAAAGAACTGACAACAAATCACTGTCCTGAAGAAATGGAAAAGTCGTCAAATGTGACAATAATATAA
- the LIG4 gene encoding DNA ligase 4: protein MSATMSSVSMAKGTVASQVPFADLCSTLEKVQNSKNRADKTKTFKQFVDSWRKFHDAFHKNESKTTDSFYAAMRLVVPQLERERMAYGIKETTLAKLYIKVLGLPKDGKDAVKLLNYRTPTGSHSDAGDFAAIAYFVLKSRCPKHGSLSTQEVNDHLDSIANNNAARKKDQIEKSLLHLITHTTALEQKWLIRIIIKDMKLGISQQTIFSIFHPDATELHNVTTDLEKVCLQLHDPSVCLSDVSISMFSAFKPMLAAIANIQHIEKQMNNQSFYIETKLDGERMQMHKNGDVYKYFSRNGFDYTQQFGASQHEGSLTPFIHNAFTTNVQKCILDGEMMAYNPNTQTFMQKGSKFDIKRMVEDSELQTCYCVFDVLMFNDQKLARETLRKRYENLGDVFTPIPGRIHVVEKTEASSKKNVVDALNEAIDNREEGIMVKDPMSIYKPDKRGEGWLKIKPEYVNGLMDELDLLIIGGYWGKGLRGGMMSHFLCAVAETPPPGEKPSVFHSVCRVGSGYTMKELYDLGLKLAPHWKPYRKRNPPVNVLCGTEKPEVCIQPCNSVIVQIKAAEIIASDMYKTGCTLRFPRIEKIRADKEWYECMSLNDLEQFRERASGKLASKHLNIDDEPHDKKRKTAPKVKKVVGIVSHLKGPDLSNIHKESTMFEDVEFCIMSGTDDHSKSDLENKIATCGGIVVQNPGQDTYCVIAGYENVRVKNIISSDNHDVVDAAWLLQCFENKSCVPWQPHHMIHMSPSTKEIFACEYDCYGDSYATDTSEHQLKDVFNRMSNIKEKIPLEMIADLEQRYSWDNTSHSIFRQSMIYVDNFAIINDPSTKINTSSIDIRVLELRFHGAKVVTHLEEGLSHVVVGEDLSRVGEIKTVRRTFEKKFKIVSESWVIDSVKKGRLQNENQYLM from the coding sequence ATGTCTGCAACAATGTCTTCCGTTTCTATGGCCAAAGGAACAGTGGCATCACAAGTACCATTCGCTGACCTGTGTTCTACGTTAGAAAAAGTTCAAAACAGCAAGAACAGGGCTGACAAAACTAAGACTTTTAAACAGTTTGTAGATTCTTGGAGGAAATTTCATGACGCCTTTCATAAAAACGAATCGAAAACTACAGACTCTTTCTACGCAGCAATGCGTCTTGTTGTTCCGCAacttgaaagagagagaatggCTTATGGAATCAAAGAGACTACGCTTGCCAAGCTTTATATTAAGGTTTTAGGGTTGCCAAAAGACGGTAAAGATGCTGTAAAGCTTTTAAATTACAGGACACCCACTGGTTCACATAGTGATGCTGGAGATTTTGCTGCAATAGCTTATTTTGTATTAAAGTCCAGATGCCCAAAACACGGAAGCTTGTCTACACAGGAAGTAAATGATCATTTAGACTCTATTGCTAACAACAATGCAGCAAGAAAGAAAGACCAAATAGAAAAAAGCCTCCTTCATTTAATTACTCATACTACTGCTCTGGAGCAGAAGTGGCTTATCAGAATAATTATAAAAGACATGAAACTTGGTATTAGCCAGCAAACCATATTTTCCATCTTCCATCCTGATGCTACTGAGCTGCACAATGTGACAACTGATCTAGAGAAAGTGTGCCTACAGCTGCATGATCCTTCTGTGTGTCTCAGCGATGTTTCTATTTCAATGTTTTCGGCTTTCAAACCAATGCTTGCTGCTATCGCTAATATCCAACATATAGAAAAGCAAATGAACAACCAAAGTTTTTACATTGAAACAAAACTTGATGGTGAGCGTATGCAAATGCACAAAAATGGAGATGTGTATAAGTATTTTTCTCGCAATGGATTTGATTATACTCAGCAGTTCGGTGCATCTCAACATGAAGGATCTTTGACTCCATTTATTCATAATGCGTTTACAACGAATGTGCAAAAATGCATTCTCGATGGTGAAATGATGGCTTACAATCCAAACACTCAAACATTTATGCAAAAAGGAAGCAAATTTGACATAAAGAGAATGGTAGAGGATTCAGAACTGCAAACATGCTACTGTGTTTTtgatgtattaatgtttaatgatCAAAAATTGGCTCGTGAAACACTTCGGAAAAGATATGAGAATCTTGGTGATGTATTTACCCCAATTCCAGGCAGAATTCATGTTGTTGAAAAAACAGAAGCCAGTTCGAAAAAAAATGTTGTGGATGCATTAAATGAAGCAATTGACAATAGGGAAGAAGGAATAATGGTTAAAGACCCCATGTCTATCTATAAACCAGATAAACGTGGGGAAGGATGGTTAAAAATCAAACCGGAGTATGTGAATGGTTTAATGGATGAGCTAGACCTTCTAATTATTGGAGGCTACTGGGGAAAGGGCTTACGTGGCGGAATGATGTCTCATTTCTTGTGCGCAGTTGCTGAGACTCCACCTCCTGGTGAGAAACCATCAGTCTTTCATTCAGTCTGTCGTGTTGGCTCTGGTTATACGATGAAGGAGTTGTATGATCTTGGCTTAAAGTTGGCACCCCACTGGAAGCCATACCGGAAGCGAAATCCACCTGTTAATGTTCTTTGTGGAACAGAGAAGCCTGAAGTATGCATTCAGCCATGTAACTCTGTCATTGTACAAATTAAAGCAGCAGAGATTATTGCCAGCGATATGTACAAAACTGGTTGCACACTACGTTTTCCTCGCATTGAAAAGATAAGAGCAGACAAGGAATGGTATGAATGCATGTCTCTGAATGACTTGGAACAATTTAGAGAGAGAGCGTCTGGGAAATTGGCTTCCAAACACTTAAATATTGATGATGAGCCACACGATAAGAAAAGAAAAACTGCACCAAAGGTCAAGAAAGTTGTTGGAATTGTTTCACATTTGAAAGGGCCTGACCTTAGTAACATACACAAAGAGAGCACAATGTTTGAAGATGTAGAGTTCTGCATAATGAGTGGAACAGATGACCATTCAAAATCTGATCTAGAGAACAAAATAGCTACATGTGGAGGTATAGTGGTACAAAATCCTGGGCAAGACACATACTGTGTTATTGCAGGATATGAGAACGTGAGAGTGAAAAACATTATCTCCTCAGATAATCATGATGTTGTTGATGCAGCATGGCTCTTGCAGTGCTTTGAAAATAAATCATGTGTACCATGGCAGCCTCACCATATGATTCACATGAGTCCATCCACCAAAGAAATCTTTGCTTGTGAATATGACTGCTATGGTGACAGTTATGCCACAGATACCAGTGAACATCAGTTAAAAGATGTGTTTAACAGAATGTCTAACATCAAGGAGAAAATACCCCTGGAAATGATTGCTGACTTAGAACAGCGTTACTCATGGGACAACACTTCTCACAGTATTTTCCGCCAGAGTATGATATATGTAGACAATTTTGCAATTATTAATGATCCCAGCACAAAAATCAATACTTCCTCTATAGACATAAGAGTATTGGAGCTGCGTTTTCATGGAGCAAAAGTAGTAACCCACCTAGAAGAAGGGCTGTCGCATGTAGTTGTTGGTGAAGACTTATCGCGAGTGGGAGAAATTAAAACAGTGAGAAGGACTTttgaaaaaaaatttaaaattgtGTCTGAGTCATGGGTGATTGATTCAGTGAAAAAGGGAAGACTCCAGAATGAAAATCAATATTTGATGTAA